A part of Myxococcus landrumus genomic DNA contains:
- a CDS encoding erythromycin esterase family protein: protein MRYLLLLLSLLSGCASVPKGEAPRAAAPVTDADRIVRDLCDKRMALLGEEAHHGSARTVAFKVELVRRLVEECQFDAFYLEAGTYDFVNIAERLKAGEPVGEDMVATAIGGLWANREMAPLVPFLTQRLNAGTLVAGGLDDQLNRDTYAHRQMSSELLPLLEGARREVCGAELERYMAWGYDEAHPYSPETVAVLRGCLKEMESVLSRPESSGRARTQGYLQMVRSLERFFGRQAAALSRAPAKGSGGRDWSDYNGRDRSMFTNLEWLLAQSARPRKVIVWLATIHAAKDFRALDGDIREAIPFGSHVQSRFGAEAFVLGFSAHAGSYSNVNTPRTQVLEPAVADSLEHWAFSGHTSDTRYLDASQLRDLGSRAARPISYAWMTGPWATVVDGLLVIREESRTTALGE from the coding sequence ATGAGATATCTTCTGCTCCTGCTATCCCTGCTGTCTGGCTGTGCCTCCGTCCCCAAAGGGGAGGCGCCCCGGGCCGCCGCGCCGGTCACCGACGCGGACCGGATTGTCCGAGACCTCTGTGACAAGCGAATGGCGCTATTGGGCGAGGAGGCCCACCACGGGAGCGCAAGGACCGTCGCCTTCAAGGTCGAGCTGGTGCGCAGGCTCGTGGAGGAGTGCCAGTTCGATGCCTTCTATCTCGAGGCGGGCACCTACGACTTCGTGAACATCGCGGAGCGCTTGAAGGCGGGAGAGCCCGTGGGGGAGGACATGGTGGCGACCGCCATCGGAGGGCTGTGGGCGAACCGGGAGATGGCGCCCCTGGTTCCCTTCCTCACCCAGCGGCTCAACGCGGGGACGTTGGTCGCGGGGGGACTGGATGATCAGCTCAACCGGGACACGTATGCCCATCGCCAGATGTCCTCCGAGCTCCTCCCGCTGCTGGAGGGCGCGCGGCGGGAGGTGTGTGGCGCGGAGCTCGAGCGGTACATGGCCTGGGGGTACGACGAGGCCCACCCCTATTCGCCCGAGACGGTGGCGGTCCTCCGAGGCTGCTTGAAGGAGATGGAGTCCGTGCTCTCACGGCCCGAATCCTCGGGGCGTGCGAGGACGCAGGGGTACTTGCAGATGGTCCGCAGCCTGGAGCGGTTCTTCGGGCGTCAAGCCGCGGCCCTGTCCCGCGCCCCGGCGAAGGGGAGCGGGGGGCGGGACTGGAGCGACTACAACGGGCGGGACCGCTCCATGTTCACGAACCTGGAGTGGCTCCTGGCCCAGTCCGCCCGGCCCCGGAAGGTGATTGTCTGGCTCGCCACCATCCATGCCGCGAAGGACTTCCGGGCGCTGGATGGCGACATCCGAGAGGCCATCCCCTTCGGGTCCCACGTTCAATCCAGGTTCGGGGCGGAGGCCTTCGTGCTGGGCTTCTCCGCGCACGCTGGAAGCTACTCAAACGTCAACACGCCCCGAACGCAGGTCCTGGAGCCCGCCGTGGCGGATTCCCTGGAGCACTGGGCGTTCTCGGGCCACACCTCGGACACGCGGTATCTGGATGCGAGCCAGCTTCGCGACCTCGGCTCCAGGGCGGCCCGTCCCATCAGCTATGCGTGGATGACGGGGCCCTGGGCCACGGTCGTCGATGGACTGTTGGTCATCCGGGAAGAGTCGCGGACGACGGCACTGGGGGAGTGA
- a CDS encoding HpcH/HpaI aldolase/citrate lyase family protein yields MMFTRYCRCILFTPALAVDRFARGQQSGADIALVDLEDSVAANHKDTARQQAEAFFTAPKGPSRRAIRINSVTRPEGFRDLLALREYAVKPDAVLIPKVESPRDLEIVEQVLGPSCSQVDLLALVETPRGVENVHAIASATPRLKALVFGSADYSFSIGASLSWEPLQYARARLVTAARAAHVQVVDSPLFNMSDEEALRLECRLARSMGFSGKAAVHPRQVDIINQAFSPDEHTLSKARKIVKESQARDFNICVVEGTMMGAPFVEAAKRTLEEFGSQGG; encoded by the coding sequence ATGATGTTCACACGGTATTGCCGCTGCATCTTGTTCACTCCAGCCCTCGCCGTGGACCGCTTCGCCCGGGGACAGCAATCCGGTGCGGACATCGCGCTGGTCGACCTCGAGGACTCCGTGGCCGCCAATCACAAGGACACGGCGCGGCAGCAGGCGGAGGCCTTCTTCACCGCCCCGAAAGGCCCCAGCCGTCGCGCCATTCGTATCAACAGCGTCACCCGGCCCGAGGGCTTCCGGGACCTGCTCGCCCTTCGCGAGTACGCGGTCAAACCCGACGCGGTGCTGATTCCCAAGGTGGAGTCCCCCCGAGACCTGGAGATCGTCGAGCAGGTGCTCGGGCCCAGCTGCTCCCAGGTCGACCTGCTCGCCCTGGTGGAGACGCCTCGCGGGGTGGAGAACGTACACGCCATCGCCAGCGCGACGCCCCGGCTCAAGGCGCTCGTGTTCGGCTCGGCGGACTATTCCTTCAGCATCGGCGCATCCCTGTCATGGGAGCCATTGCAGTACGCCCGCGCCCGGCTCGTCACCGCCGCGCGCGCCGCCCACGTGCAAGTCGTTGACTCGCCGCTGTTCAACATGTCGGACGAGGAAGCCTTGCGCCTCGAGTGCCGGCTGGCCCGGAGCATGGGTTTCAGCGGCAAGGCCGCCGTGCATCCCCGCCAGGTGGACATCATCAATCAAGCCTTCTCCCCGGACGAACACACGCTGAGCAAGGCGCGGAAGATCGTCAAGGAAAGCCAGGCGCGCGACTTCAACATCTGCGTGGTGGAGGGGACCATGATGGGTGCCCCGTTCGTCGAGGCGGCGAAGCGCACGCTCGAGGAGTTCGGCTCCCAAGGGGGCTGA